From the genome of Candidatus Dadabacteria bacterium:
ACTTCCTTTACGGCGGACATAAACTACAGGGATACAAGGTTCAACCTTACCGGTGAGTATGTAGGAAGGTGGGCCAATCCCGATGAGGGCGGAGTAGACACTGCCTATGATCAGGGTTTCAGGGTTCAGGGCGGTTTCTTCCTTCTTCCGAAAAGGGTTGAGCTTGCATCGAGGTACGCGATGGTCATCTTTGACGATGGGGCCAACGTTCTCGGGGGCAATGACCTTGACAACGTATGGACGTTCACGCAGGGGTTTAGCTACTACCTGAGCGGCAATCACAAGTGGAAAGTGCAGCTTGACTACACGTTCCAGAGGGAAGAGGATCTCGCTGGCGCAGAGTCTGATGAGTCGATGGTGAGAGCGCAGGTTCAGACCTACTTCTAGGACCCGCGCGAAGGAACAAGTTTTTTCTCCTTTCTTTTAATCTGTTAGGCCAAGACTCCTTGCTTCGGAGACGGCGCGAGGGGCTTTTTTTATTCGCGCTCGGATACGGTTAATTAATTCTGTCTCATCGGTTAGGATTAACCGCAAATGACAAGGGTAAAGGTGTGCGGAATAACCAACTCGGAGGACGCGCTCTGCGCGGTGCGACTCGGAGCCTCGGCCCTCGGTTTTGTTTTCTACGAAAAAAGTCCGAGGTTTATTAGTCCCGAAGAGGCGGGAGAAATAATAAGCCGGATCCCCCCGTTTGTAGCCAAGGTGGGAGTTTTTGTAAACGCCGAGGCGGATTACCTGAAGGAAGCAAAAGACATCGCGGGTTTTGATGTCTACCAGTTGCACGGGGATGAGACCCCAGAGTTTTGCGCCGCGTTCGCAGAGAACTACATAAAGGCCATAAGGGTTAAAAATGCGGGAAGTCTTGATGCAGTGGAACTCTACGATACGGACGCATTTCTTTTCGATGCCTACTCGCCGGATGCCTACGGAGGCACGGGAGAGAATTTTTCGTGGGACGTTCTTTCCCGCCGGAAACTTGAGGATAAATTCGTTATACTTTCCGGAGGACTTAACTCGGGCAACGTGCGCGAGGCCATACAGGCGGTGAATCCCCACGCCGTCGACGTGAGTTCCGGGGTTGAAAGCTCCCCGGGCATAAAAGATCATCTTAAGCTTAAGCTGTTTATGGAGGCCGCGGGTTATGGGCAAGACTAACCGGAAATACAGCTATCCTGACACGGAAGGTCATTTCGGAGACTTCGGAGGTCGTTACGTCTCAGAAACCCTTATGCCCGCTCTGATCGAGCTTCAGAGGGCCTACGAGGAGGCCGCGGCCGACGAGACTTTTCACGAGGAGATCGATTACTACCTCAAGCAGTACGCAGGGAGGCCCACACCGCTTTATTACGCCCGCGCGATGACGGAGAGTCTCGGCGGCGCCAAGATTTATCTTAAAAGAGAGGATCTTGCCCACACCGGAGCGCACAAGATAAACAACACGATAGGCCAGGGGGTTCTCTGCGGGAGGATGGGCAAGGACAGAATAATAGCCGAAACCGGGGCGGGGCAGCACGGGGTCGCCACGGCCACGGTTGCTGCGCTTTTGAACAAAGAGTGCGTGATATATATGGGGGAGGAGGACACGAAACGCCAAGAGCTTAATGTCTTCCGCATGAAGCTTCTGGGAGCTGAGGTAAGGCCAGTGGTCTCGGGCACGAAGACACTCAAAGACGCCATGAACGAAGCCATGAGAGACTGGGTTACGAACGTGAGAAACACCTTCTACATAATAGGAAGCGTCGCCGGTCCCCATCCTTACCCGATGATGGTAAGGGATTTTCAGTCCGTGATCGGGCATGAGGCAATGGAGCAGATACTCGCCGCCGAGGGAAAGCTTCCCGACACCTTGGTTGCCTGCGTCGGTGGAGGCTCAAACGCCATGGGCCTTTTCTTCCCTTTCATAGAGGAATCCGGGGTAAGGAAAATCGGCGTGGAGGCGGCGGGCCATGGTCTTGAGAGCGGCCTTCACTCCGCGACCATAACCGCGGGCTCAGTAGGGGTCCTTCACGGAAGCAAAACCTACCTGCTCCAGGATGAAGACGGCCAGGTACAGGGCGCCCATTCCGTCGCCGCTGGTCTTGACTACCCGGGCGTGGGTCCCGAGCATTCGTATTTCCAGGACGCGGGCGAGGTCGATTACGTTTCCGTAACGGACGAAGAAGCGCTCTCGGCGTTTTCCTATCTCTCGGAAGAAGAGGGAATAATACCCGCGCTTGAAACCGCACACGCAATAGCCCATGTGCGCAAAATCGCTCCGTCCATGTCCCCCGAGCAGATTATAGTTATCTGTCTCTCCGGCCGGGGGGATAAAGACATACATACCGCTTCCTCTCTTATATGAAGCGGCGCGGACCGGTTTTTCTTACCTTACTACTTACACGTTTCAAGGCATTGCAGAAATTGCGAACAAGTTTATAACTCTGACAAGATATTCCAATTTTCTTCGTCAAAGCCTTCGAGAAAAGGAGATGGTTGGGATTGGTTGCCAACAACCAGCAAGCGCCGCATGGCCCGGCTACATGCTACGAAGAAGGTTCTGCGCAACTTTTGATC
Proteins encoded in this window:
- the trpB gene encoding tryptophan synthase subunit beta, which codes for MGKTNRKYSYPDTEGHFGDFGGRYVSETLMPALIELQRAYEEAAADETFHEEIDYYLKQYAGRPTPLYYARAMTESLGGAKIYLKREDLAHTGAHKINNTIGQGVLCGRMGKDRIIAETGAGQHGVATATVAALLNKECVIYMGEEDTKRQELNVFRMKLLGAEVRPVVSGTKTLKDAMNEAMRDWVTNVRNTFYIIGSVAGPHPYPMMVRDFQSVIGHEAMEQILAAEGKLPDTLVACVGGGSNAMGLFFPFIEESGVRKIGVEAAGHGLESGLHSATITAGSVGVLHGSKTYLLQDEDGQVQGAHSVAAGLDYPGVGPEHSYFQDAGEVDYVSVTDEEALSAFSYLSEEEGIIPALETAHAIAHVRKIAPSMSPEQIIVICLSGRGDKDIHTASSLI
- a CDS encoding phosphoribosylanthranilate isomerase, translating into MTRVKVCGITNSEDALCAVRLGASALGFVFYEKSPRFISPEEAGEIISRIPPFVAKVGVFVNAEADYLKEAKDIAGFDVYQLHGDETPEFCAAFAENYIKAIRVKNAGSLDAVELYDTDAFLFDAYSPDAYGGTGENFSWDVLSRRKLEDKFVILSGGLNSGNVREAIQAVNPHAVDVSSGVESSPGIKDHLKLKLFMEAAGYGQD